The proteins below come from a single Gimesia alba genomic window:
- a CDS encoding carboxypeptidase regulatory-like domain-containing protein — MWHNRLLLSCLFFCLVGCGGASENTLEVYPVTGSVTVDGEALPAVSVTFFPEKSTKGNGGFGATDESGKFTLKDRDQRDGVAEGTYRVLFTRLVKPDGTPIGNDQMAADVGAVNQLPDIYNDPSQSPVTATVGKTNEPFKFELKTK; from the coding sequence ATGTGGCATAATCGACTACTTTTGAGCTGTTTGTTCTTTTGCCTGGTTGGATGTGGTGGTGCGAGCGAAAACACCTTGGAAGTTTACCCCGTGACTGGGTCTGTGACCGTGGATGGCGAGGCGTTACCCGCTGTTTCAGTTACTTTTTTCCCTGAAAAGTCAACGAAAGGGAATGGTGGTTTTGGGGCCACGGATGAGTCTGGTAAGTTTACACTCAAAGATCGTGATCAACGTGATGGCGTTGCAGAAGGAACGTATCGCGTGTTGTTTACCCGTCTGGTCAAGCCTGATGGGACACCGATTGGAAATGATCAGATGGCAGCTGATGTCGGCGCCGTGAATCAGCTCCCGGATATTTATAATGATCCGAGTCAATCACCAGTCACTGCGACAGTGGGAAAAACCAACGAACCATTCAAGTTTGAATTGAAAACGAAGTGA
- a CDS encoding DUF1559 domain-containing protein, protein MKLNSLQRRGFTLIELLVVIAIIAILIALLLPAVQQAREAARRTQCKNNLKQIGLALHNYHETFGLFPPAQIRGRVGSNELGNAASWGAMILPYMDQAPLYNQLNFNIGIFEGTNKTVIQGLSGIAGVLCPSDTDRAPVRSVHASGTPNYMTSIPSTSYAGSAGGFQNSDSSTAIVSGGFFTMDPARPTKVSSFKDGTSNTIAVGERSYQVWTGGSWLGLQHNTYTTSSPGNDTACCWDWFMAAGFYPMTNQLKSGMTSTNWRFGSTHTGGAHFLMADGAVRFISENIEHIVSTRSGSTCAVQGCGCEWSNDPNACATGVPGGGWNDKSYLANHWGVYQRLHHRNDGLTVGEF, encoded by the coding sequence GTGAAATTGAATTCTTTACAGAGGCGTGGGTTTACGCTGATTGAGTTGTTGGTGGTGATTGCTATTATCGCCATTTTAATTGCTTTACTCCTGCCTGCAGTGCAACAGGCGCGAGAAGCAGCTCGTCGAACGCAGTGTAAAAATAATCTGAAACAGATTGGTCTGGCGTTGCACAATTATCATGAGACCTTCGGATTATTCCCTCCGGCACAAATTCGGGGCAGGGTTGGATCGAATGAGTTAGGGAATGCGGCAAGCTGGGGAGCGATGATTCTGCCTTACATGGATCAGGCACCGCTCTATAATCAGCTCAATTTTAATATTGGAATATTTGAGGGAACGAACAAAACGGTCATTCAGGGATTGAGTGGCATTGCCGGCGTCTTGTGTCCCAGCGACACTGATCGTGCTCCGGTACGAAGCGTCCACGCTTCAGGTACCCCCAATTACATGACTTCTATCCCCAGTACCAGTTACGCTGGTAGTGCGGGAGGATTTCAAAACTCCGACAGTAGCACTGCGATTGTCTCTGGTGGATTTTTCACAATGGATCCCGCACGTCCCACTAAAGTTTCCAGTTTCAAAGACGGAACTTCAAATACCATTGCCGTCGGTGAAAGATCCTATCAGGTTTGGACCGGTGGTTCCTGGTTGGGACTGCAACACAATACCTACACAACTTCCAGCCCGGGAAATGATACTGCCTGCTGCTGGGATTGGTTTATGGCAGCCGGTTTCTATCCGATGACCAATCAACTCAAATCAGGCATGACTTCTACCAACTGGCGATTTGGGAGTACCCATACTGGGGGCGCGCACTTTCTGATGGCTGATGGCGCCGTCCGATTCATCTCGGAGAATATCGAGCATATCGTTTCGACCAGAAGCGGTTCTACGTGTGCTGTTCAAGGCTGTGGCTGTGAGTGGAGTAATGATCCGAATGCCTGTGCGACCGGTGTTCCGGGTGGTGGATGGAATGATAAATCGTATCTGGCAAATCATTGGGGCGTTTACCAGAGATTACATCATCGAAACGACGGTTTAACAGTCGGCGAGTTTTAA
- a CDS encoding DUF1559 domain-containing protein: protein MRRLAAKRGFTLIELLVVIAIIAILIALLLPAVQQAREAARRSTCKNNLKQIGLALHNYHETHRVFPLGTDNAGSSNVTNQTLALNHTAWLMLLPFMDQAPLYNQFNFNIATNGQFDGTYNWTGVAGGWPNANSDLVKTILPVLLCPSDDGETIEVRTDTTNYFADHARTNYLFCAGGHSNGWPGGSIWSAYQTSSSNLASGKTGIRYRGMFGFNGAAKIKDVKDGLSNTISVCEGAINGRTDDAYTPIWAGYRRHGTFAVNHPNIDANHINNARYHINGPVHVPGMTSSGTTADNRHHVNVASSVHEGGIHVLLGDGSVRFLTENMDKDTYALLTRINDGQVLGEY from the coding sequence ATGAGACGGCTTGCAGCAAAACGGGGTTTTACCCTGATCGAACTCCTGGTGGTGATTGCCATCATCGCAATTTTGATTGCTCTCTTGTTACCCGCAGTCCAACAGGCACGTGAAGCTGCCAGAAGATCCACGTGTAAAAACAATCTAAAACAAATCGGTCTGGCATTGCACAATTATCATGAAACTCACCGCGTCTTCCCATTGGGAACGGACAATGCCGGAAGCTCCAATGTTACCAATCAGACTCTCGCGTTAAATCATACCGCTTGGCTGATGTTACTCCCTTTTATGGACCAAGCTCCACTTTACAATCAGTTCAATTTTAATATCGCCACCAATGGCCAGTTTGATGGTACTTATAACTGGACCGGCGTCGCAGGTGGATGGCCGAATGCAAATAGCGATCTGGTAAAGACAATCCTGCCCGTGCTTCTTTGCCCTTCTGATGATGGTGAGACGATTGAAGTGAGAACGGATACAACAAACTACTTTGCAGACCATGCCAGAACAAATTATCTGTTTTGTGCTGGTGGCCATAGTAATGGATGGCCCGGTGGATCGATCTGGTCTGCCTATCAAACGAGCTCCAGTAATTTGGCATCAGGAAAAACCGGAATCCGCTATCGAGGCATGTTTGGTTTCAATGGAGCCGCAAAAATCAAAGATGTCAAAGATGGTCTCAGCAACACAATTTCCGTTTGCGAAGGTGCCATCAACGGGCGTACCGATGATGCCTACACCCCTATCTGGGCTGGCTATAGACGGCATGGTACATTCGCCGTCAATCACCCCAATATCGATGCCAACCATATCAACAATGCACGCTACCACATTAATGGCCCTGTGCATGTACCGGGAATGACAAGTTCCGGGACCACTGCAGACAACAGACATCATGTAAACGTGGCTTCCAGCGTTCACGAAGGTGGGATTCATGTTTTGCTGGGTGATGGATCCGTGCGTTTTCTCACCGAAAACATGGATAAGGACACCTATGCATTACTAACACGTATCAACGATGGTCAGGTCTTAGGCGAGTACTAA
- a CDS encoding DUF1559 domain-containing protein, with product MRRLTRKRGFTLIELLVVIAIIAILIALLLPAVQQAREAARRSTCKNNLKQIGLALHNYHDSHRVFPIGANNVGSGNFVDVNPQPTLALNHTGWLMLLPYMDQAPLYNQLNLSIATNGHFGSPSSSTPNSITGVAGGWPNANSSLVQTILPVLLCPSDDGETIEVRTDAANYIANHARTNYLFCAGGHGNGWSGGRLWSIYQTSASNLADGRTGIRYRGMFGYNGAAKIKDVKDGTSTTIAVCEGAINGRTNDAYTPIWAGYRRYGTFAVNHPNIDANHINNARYHINGPLHVPGMTSSGSTADRRHHVGVASSVHEGGIHVLMGDGSVRFLSENMDKNTYALLTRINDSEVLGEY from the coding sequence ATGAGACGGCTCACAAGAAAACGGGGTTTTACCCTGATCGAGCTCCTGGTGGTAATCGCCATCATCGCGATTTTGATTGCCCTACTTTTACCAGCTGTGCAACAGGCACGCGAAGCAGCCCGTCGATCGACGTGCAAGAATAATCTGAAACAGATTGGCCTGGCACTACACAACTACCATGACAGTCACCGTGTCTTTCCGATTGGTGCAAATAATGTTGGGAGTGGCAACTTCGTCGACGTCAATCCCCAACCGACGCTGGCATTAAATCACACTGGCTGGTTGATGTTACTGCCTTATATGGATCAGGCACCGCTTTACAACCAGCTCAATTTGAGCATTGCCACCAATGGGCATTTTGGCTCCCCTTCGAGTTCCACTCCCAATTCGATTACAGGAGTCGCTGGAGGATGGCCGAATGCCAATAGTTCCCTGGTCCAGACGATTCTACCCGTTCTGCTTTGCCCGTCTGATGATGGGGAGACGATCGAAGTCAGGACTGACGCAGCCAACTATATTGCCAATCATGCGAGAACCAATTACCTGTTCTGCGCTGGCGGGCATGGTAATGGATGGTCTGGCGGGAGACTTTGGTCAATCTACCAAACCAGTGCCAGTAATCTGGCTGACGGACGCACCGGCATTCGTTACCGGGGTATGTTTGGTTACAACGGGGCAGCCAAAATCAAGGATGTCAAAGACGGAACCAGTACAACAATCGCTGTCTGTGAAGGCGCCATCAATGGCCGCACTAACGATGCATATACGCCGATCTGGGCCGGGTATCGTCGCTATGGCACCTTCGCTGTGAACCACCCCAATATTGATGCCAATCACATCAATAATGCACGGTACCACATCAATGGCCCTCTGCATGTACCCGGAATGACAAGTTCCGGTTCCACTGCCGATAGACGTCATCATGTGGGCGTTGCCTCCAGTGTTCACGAAGGGGGAATTCATGTTTTGATGGGAGATGGCTCCGTACGGTTCCTCAGCGAAAACATGGATAAAAACACCTACGCACTACTGACACGTATCAACGATAGCGAAGTCTTAGGCGAGTATTAA
- a CDS encoding sialidase family protein: MKFVISWKRLLLFSASIGLCSQSSLFADEKARDALPATAPVQRVLNLPPTDNNPRNSEGDFITLKDGRILFVYTHFTGGAADHSSAYLAGRYSSDGGKTWTAYDQTIIENDGKQNIMSVSLLRLQSGQIALFYARKNSIHDLIPVMRLSNDEGAHWSAPVDIIPAEQVGYYVLNNDRVIQLKNGRIVIPLALHQNLKGSDRFNPGARFLCYYSDDSGKTWQRGEEVAVEKQPGDRQPYMQEPGIVELKDGRLMGFCRTNGGSQFVAYSQDGGKSFSELKPSEIISPVSPASIERIPATGDLLLVWNNHRGIDPQRRGKRTPLTIAISKDEGKTWQQIRNLETNPNGWYCYTAIEFTKDGVLLGHCAGDRTKNNGLAESQITFIPLSVIYEK; this comes from the coding sequence ATGAAATTCGTGATTTCCTGGAAGCGGTTGTTACTCTTTTCTGCTTCGATTGGTCTTTGCAGTCAAAGCAGCCTCTTTGCTGACGAAAAAGCTCGGGACGCTCTCCCTGCAACTGCCCCAGTACAACGTGTCCTGAATCTGCCACCCACAGACAATAATCCACGCAACAGCGAAGGTGACTTTATTACTCTCAAGGATGGGCGGATTCTTTTTGTGTATACGCACTTTACCGGCGGCGCCGCCGATCACTCCTCGGCTTATCTGGCTGGTCGCTATTCGTCAGACGGTGGCAAAACATGGACAGCTTACGACCAGACAATTATTGAAAATGACGGCAAACAGAATATTATGTCAGTCTCGCTACTGCGGTTGCAATCTGGTCAGATTGCTTTGTTCTACGCGCGTAAAAACTCGATTCACGATTTAATTCCCGTGATGCGACTCAGTAACGATGAAGGAGCACACTGGAGTGCCCCCGTAGACATTATTCCTGCAGAGCAGGTGGGCTACTATGTTCTGAATAATGACCGGGTCATCCAATTAAAAAATGGCCGCATTGTGATTCCTCTGGCATTGCATCAAAATCTGAAGGGCTCTGATCGCTTCAATCCCGGTGCTCGTTTTTTGTGTTACTACTCAGACGATAGTGGCAAGACCTGGCAGCGCGGCGAAGAAGTCGCCGTCGAAAAACAGCCGGGCGATAGACAACCCTATATGCAGGAGCCCGGAATTGTCGAACTCAAAGATGGTAGACTGATGGGATTCTGCCGTACCAATGGTGGCAGTCAATTTGTTGCGTATTCACAGGATGGCGGCAAGTCATTTTCAGAACTCAAGCCATCTGAGATCATTTCGCCGGTTTCCCCTGCTTCGATTGAGCGTATCCCTGCGACAGGTGATTTACTGTTGGTCTGGAATAATCATCGAGGGATTGACCCACAACGACGTGGTAAGCGAACACCATTGACCATCGCGATCTCTAAAGACGAAGGCAAAACCTGGCAACAAATTCGTAATCTCGAAACCAACCCGAATGGCTGGTATTGCTATACCGCGATCGAATTCACAAAAGACGGTGTTCTGCTTGGACACTGCGCCGGTGACCGCACCAAAAATAACGGGTTAGCAGAATCCCAAATCACGTTCATTCCATTATCGGTGATTTACGAAAAGTAA
- a CDS encoding right-handed parallel beta-helix repeat-containing protein, producing MSPSSLSRRQFLATAMATGIGSVTARQLAAEKLPAVKQPRATDGDQRFEPNWDERLSISVGTKAGDIVGSGDKALQAAIDYIAGKGGGTVRILPGTFTLRNSLHLPSRIRLLGSGPETIITKGASETVALSEDSDWYDQEITLEKSAGFQVGDGVVLITKNPNTGSQDVIKRTLVARSGNRFKLNDGLRKNLWLSGKPTASSLFPLLTSEYTKNVVIENLTLDGNRENNTNLNGNYGGCIFLQDCNRYSIRNVTTRNYNGDGISFQICHDVKVENCRSHDNAGLGVHPGSGSQRPLIKNSRFENNHIGLFWCWGVKYGLAEKNQMTGNNFGISIGHNDTDNIMRENVISNSGKVGILFRDDARGKNFWANRNTVVKNQIINSGAEQGVAIDITGKTSDLIITDNTIVEKRMPMQRTGIRIGPDAGTVKLADNQIQGFMKSIDDQRKNT from the coding sequence ATGAGCCCGTCTTCACTCTCCCGACGTCAGTTTCTCGCAACCGCGATGGCCACTGGAATCGGTTCTGTTACTGCCAGGCAACTTGCCGCCGAAAAACTTCCTGCCGTCAAGCAGCCGCGGGCCACCGATGGCGACCAGCGATTCGAACCGAACTGGGATGAGCGGCTTTCAATTTCCGTCGGCACCAAAGCTGGTGACATTGTCGGCAGCGGTGATAAAGCATTGCAGGCCGCCATCGATTATATCGCCGGCAAAGGGGGCGGCACGGTTCGGATTTTACCAGGAACGTTCACGTTGCGAAATTCGCTGCATTTGCCTTCCCGGATTCGTCTTTTGGGAAGTGGGCCGGAAACGATCATTACCAAAGGCGCTTCTGAAACCGTTGCACTCTCGGAAGATTCTGACTGGTACGATCAGGAGATCACGCTCGAGAAATCAGCTGGATTTCAGGTGGGAGACGGCGTGGTATTGATCACGAAAAATCCCAACACGGGAAGTCAGGATGTGATTAAGCGCACGCTCGTGGCGCGATCAGGAAACCGCTTCAAATTGAATGACGGACTTCGTAAAAATCTCTGGCTCTCCGGCAAGCCGACGGCGTCATCTCTCTTTCCTCTCCTGACCAGTGAATATACGAAAAATGTGGTCATTGAAAATCTGACGCTGGATGGCAACCGAGAAAATAATACCAATCTGAATGGCAATTATGGCGGTTGTATTTTTCTGCAGGATTGCAATCGTTACTCCATTCGCAATGTGACCACGCGCAATTACAACGGCGACGGAATCAGCTTCCAGATCTGTCACGATGTGAAAGTCGAAAATTGCCGCAGTCACGACAATGCCGGTCTCGGCGTGCATCCGGGCTCCGGTTCACAGCGCCCTCTGATCAAAAACAGTCGCTTTGAAAACAATCATATCGGTCTGTTCTGGTGCTGGGGTGTGAAATACGGACTGGCGGAAAAGAATCAGATGACGGGAAACAACTTCGGTATTTCAATAGGTCATAATGATACTGATAACATCATGCGCGAGAATGTGATTTCCAATAGCGGAAAAGTAGGCATTCTGTTTCGCGATGACGCCCGCGGGAAAAACTTCTGGGCTAACCGTAATACGGTCGTTAAAAATCAAATTATCAACAGCGGCGCAGAACAGGGAGTCGCCATTGATATCACCGGTAAAACGTCTGATCTGATCATCACAGACAATACGATTGTCGAAAAGAGAATGCCCATGCAGCGCACGGGAATTCGTATTGGTCCAGACGCCGGAACCGTCAAGCTGGCCGACAATCAAATTCAAGGCTTTATGAAATCCATCGACGATCAACGCAAAAATACCTGA
- a CDS encoding aminotransferase class I/II-fold pyridoxal phosphate-dependent enzyme: MRGESEVPSSDDGFTIPVAERVKRLPPYLFGKINKLKYQKRVAGVDVIDLGMGNPTDPPDPLIVEKMAEAVADPRNHRYSVANGIANLRKEVTSRYWKKYGVRLDPDSEVVACIGSKEGFSHLCLALMGPGDTAIVPSPSFPVHVYAVMLAAGNVIELDVREPDQFLSNIAYTCEHLYPKPRVVVVNFPHNPSATVIEQDFYVELVRLARKYSFLVISDFAYADICFDGYKAPSFLATPGASEVGVEFTTMSKGYSMAGWRIGFCSGNSEMVRALSTIKGYYDYGLFQPVQIAAIVAMRHCEAAVDSIAAEYQHRRDVFCSGLERLGWEIERPKAGMFVWAKIPEPWAQMGSIDFAMKLLDEGGVAVSPGRGFGEDGEGYLRMAIVENSQRLRQAVKQIGKCMKSEEIAAE; the protein is encoded by the coding sequence ATGCGTGGCGAATCGGAAGTTCCCTCTTCAGACGATGGTTTTACCATCCCCGTTGCAGAGAGAGTAAAGCGTTTACCCCCCTACCTTTTCGGAAAGATCAACAAGCTGAAATACCAGAAGCGTGTGGCGGGTGTTGACGTAATCGATCTGGGAATGGGCAATCCGACCGATCCGCCTGATCCGCTGATTGTGGAGAAGATGGCGGAAGCAGTCGCTGATCCCCGGAACCACCGTTATTCGGTCGCCAACGGAATTGCGAACCTGAGAAAAGAAGTGACGTCTCGGTATTGGAAAAAATATGGTGTGAGGCTGGATCCTGATTCCGAAGTTGTCGCCTGTATCGGTTCCAAAGAAGGCTTCAGCCATCTGTGTCTGGCGCTGATGGGCCCCGGCGATACAGCCATCGTGCCGTCCCCTTCTTTTCCCGTTCACGTCTATGCGGTGATGCTGGCTGCAGGGAACGTGATTGAACTCGACGTCCGCGAGCCTGATCAGTTTCTTTCGAATATCGCTTATACCTGCGAGCATCTTTACCCGAAACCGCGCGTGGTGGTGGTGAACTTCCCTCATAATCCGAGCGCCACGGTGATCGAGCAGGACTTTTATGTGGAACTGGTCCGCCTGGCTCGTAAATATTCCTTTCTGGTAATCAGTGATTTCGCTTACGCAGACATTTGCTTCGACGGTTACAAAGCCCCTAGTTTTTTAGCGACTCCCGGCGCTTCAGAGGTCGGCGTGGAATTCACAACGATGAGCAAGGGCTATAGCATGGCTGGCTGGCGCATCGGCTTTTGCTCGGGTAATTCGGAAATGGTGCGGGCTCTCTCGACCATTAAAGGCTACTACGATTACGGTCTGTTTCAGCCGGTTCAGATTGCCGCGATCGTCGCTATGCGGCACTGTGAAGCCGCCGTCGACAGCATCGCCGCGGAGTACCAACATCGCCGGGATGTTTTCTGTAGTGGTTTAGAACGACTGGGCTGGGAAATCGAACGTCCCAAAGCGGGCATGTTTGTCTGGGCAAAGATTCCCGAACCATGGGCTCAAATGGGATCGATCGATTTCGCCATGAAGCTGCTCGATGAAGGGGGTGTTGCGGTCAGCCCCGGTCGCGGGTTTGGCGAAGACGGAGAAGGTTATCTGCGGATGGCGATTGTCGAGAACTCACAACGTCTCCGACAAGCGGTGAAGCAAATCGGGAAATGTATGAAGTCGGAAGAAATCGCCGCAGAATAG
- a CDS encoding peptidylprolyl isomerase codes for MGDPTPNPHATNAKTNSKRKIIFFAAGTGLVLFAGILFFQTFNAKDGAAGEEKKAGTVRLSGAQPTLRSQPVAKVGSVVITEDELARECLALYGPEVLENVVNRAIIQQACQKAGVVVEQAEVHAEVEKIAKRFNLDTKTWYDMLLAERKMNPNQYRRNVIWPMLALRKLAGQQTNLTQEEVQKAFIRDYGPRVKARMIMLDNLHRAQTTWDIVKRNPDDFERQAREKSIEPNSRALGGAIQPIPQYSDNESLWKAAFKLKEGEISGIIQIGPSRYAILFCEGRTEPVVTDINEVKNQLVEQLLEEQTQEAVALVFKKLKEETRVDNYITNTTTGGVSQTSGTNFVKGPVKQAIPNPTQGFNKPGR; via the coding sequence ATGGGCGACCCAACCCCAAACCCGCATGCGACCAACGCCAAGACAAACTCGAAACGAAAAATAATCTTTTTCGCAGCCGGTACAGGGCTGGTTCTTTTCGCTGGCATTCTTTTCTTCCAGACCTTCAATGCCAAAGACGGTGCTGCTGGTGAAGAGAAAAAAGCCGGTACAGTACGACTTTCCGGTGCACAACCAACGCTCCGCAGCCAGCCGGTTGCAAAAGTGGGCAGTGTCGTGATCACCGAAGATGAGCTGGCTCGTGAATGCCTGGCTCTGTATGGACCAGAAGTTCTGGAAAACGTTGTGAACCGGGCCATCATTCAACAGGCTTGCCAGAAAGCAGGCGTGGTGGTTGAGCAGGCTGAGGTTCACGCCGAAGTCGAAAAGATCGCAAAACGCTTCAATCTGGATACCAAAACCTGGTATGACATGTTGCTGGCAGAACGAAAAATGAATCCGAATCAGTATCGTCGCAATGTCATCTGGCCGATGCTGGCGTTACGAAAACTGGCCGGTCAACAAACCAACCTGACTCAGGAAGAGGTTCAGAAAGCCTTTATTCGTGATTACGGCCCACGTGTGAAAGCCCGGATGATCATGCTGGACAACCTGCACCGCGCTCAGACAACCTGGGATATCGTCAAACGAAACCCGGATGACTTTGAACGCCAGGCCCGTGAGAAATCCATCGAGCCTAACAGCCGTGCTCTGGGTGGAGCCATTCAACCGATTCCCCAATACTCTGACAATGAGAGCCTCTGGAAAGCTGCTTTCAAGCTGAAAGAAGGCGAGATTTCCGGGATCATTCAGATTGGCCCCAGTCGCTATGCCATTCTGTTCTGTGAAGGCCGTACGGAACCCGTTGTGACTGACATCAACGAAGTGAAAAACCAGTTGGTGGAACAATTGCTCGAAGAACAAACACAGGAAGCGGTTGCTCTCGTGTTTAAGAAACTGAAAGAAGAAACCCGGGTGGACAACTATATCACAAATACCACAACCGGTGGGGTTTCCCAGACTTCAGGCACGAATTTCGTGAAGGGTCCGGTGAAACAAGCGATTCCTAACCCGACACAGGGATTCAACAAACCTGGTAGATAA